From Skermanella sp. TT6, a single genomic window includes:
- a CDS encoding MFS transporter — translation MRTLLTPTVRLTTAGLIATAVAFGPARMGFGLFLPAFREEFALSTSMAGMIASAGFLAFLAALPASAWIGRRFGERVAVTTGAVAASIGFATVAMAGTSGILALGIALAGTSAGLCWAPFNDAAERVVPSEVRATALSVVSTGTTFGVAAAAGLALAVTEGALDWRGAWVGFALSGLALAAIARVGLPPARKPAPERSPGMAAGDLIRRAAVPLYGAALCFGMTNAIFLSFAADRVVAAGGLPGLPDEVASVVIFLAYGVFGVLGLATGRIEARIGLAPLLCLIFAAAALSLILIAVAPTMWIAVIAASGLHGASIMMVSAVFSFWSVRLFPGRSTFGFTAALLCMAAGSVLGPALAGLLAAAQGPLAMFLAAAAPPLAAALWFGARLKRIQPSPP, via the coding sequence ATGAGGACCCTGTTGACACCGACCGTCCGGCTGACGACCGCCGGTTTGATCGCCACGGCCGTAGCCTTCGGTCCGGCCCGCATGGGGTTCGGCCTTTTCCTGCCTGCCTTCCGGGAAGAGTTCGCGCTTTCCACGTCCATGGCCGGAATGATCGCCAGCGCGGGGTTCCTGGCCTTCCTTGCGGCGCTTCCGGCAAGCGCCTGGATCGGCCGGCGATTTGGCGAGCGCGTCGCGGTCACCACGGGCGCCGTGGCGGCGTCCATCGGTTTCGCGACGGTGGCGATGGCCGGGACCTCCGGCATCCTGGCCCTGGGCATCGCCCTCGCCGGAACCAGCGCGGGCCTCTGCTGGGCGCCGTTCAACGACGCGGCCGAGCGCGTGGTCCCCAGCGAGGTGCGCGCCACCGCGCTTTCCGTGGTCTCGACCGGAACCACCTTCGGGGTCGCGGCCGCCGCCGGGCTCGCGCTCGCCGTGACGGAAGGGGCCCTGGACTGGCGGGGAGCCTGGGTCGGCTTCGCGCTCAGCGGGCTCGCCCTTGCGGCGATCGCGCGGGTCGGGCTGCCGCCTGCCCGGAAGCCGGCCCCGGAGCGTTCCCCCGGCATGGCGGCGGGCGACCTCATCCGGCGCGCTGCCGTTCCCCTGTACGGCGCGGCGCTCTGCTTCGGGATGACGAACGCGATCTTCCTGTCCTTCGCGGCGGACCGGGTCGTGGCGGCCGGCGGCCTGCCCGGTCTTCCGGACGAGGTCGCCTCGGTCGTGATCTTTCTCGCCTACGGGGTGTTCGGCGTGCTCGGCCTCGCGACCGGGCGGATCGAAGCCCGGATCGGGCTTGCGCCGCTGCTTTGCCTGATCTTCGCCGCAGCGGCGCTGTCGCTCATCCTGATCGCGGTCGCGCCGACCATGTGGATCGCGGTGATCGCAGCCTCGGGGCTGCACGGCGCATCGATCATGATGGTGAGCGCGGTGTTCTCGTTCTGGAGCGTGCGGCTGTTTCCAGGGCGCAGCACCTTCGGCTTCACGGCGGCGCTGCTCTGCATGGCGGCCGGCAGCGTGCTGGGTCCGGCGCTGGCGGGGCTGCTGGCAGCCGCTCAGGGTCCCCTGGCCATGTTCCTGGCCGCCGCCGCGCCGCCGCTCGCCGCGGCGCTGTGGTTCGGCGCGCGGCTGAAGCGCATCCAACCGAGCCCGCCCTGA